From the genome of Aquila chrysaetos chrysaetos chromosome 8, bAquChr1.4, whole genome shotgun sequence:
TGCAACACTGTCATCCTCCTCAGAAGTTATCGTTATTCACACTGCCCAGAGTGCTGGTTCATTGGATAGTAAAATTACCAGCTCCACTGCCTACCCAAAGCCAAGAGACAATCCTGTTGCCAGCAGCGCAGTAAGTGGGAAAGAAGATCACCATTCTTCAAGCGGTAACTGGAGTGAGAGTAGCTCCACACGTCACTCACAGACTTCAGATACCATCCCATCTAATACTGTCATGATGCTTTCTCTTGGTGACTCTGCTGTCTCCCTTAGCACTCCTGGAAGTGTGGAGGCTGGGTCTCAGAGCATGAGCTACAGCTGTAGGAACAATCTTGCTTTACCAAACCCTTCCCAGGACAGCGATGGTAGGAGTGAATCTAGCTATTCAGGGGAGCGAGCACAAGCAGCAGTGAGCAGCACAGAGCATTGGCTGTACAAGTCTGCAGAAAACAGTGAGACTCCTTCATGCAAGGTAGTTTGTACCACACCAGGCTGTGCCACTCCTGGCAGCaacctgagcagcagcagcctggagagGACTTCGGTCAGAGACGATTCTACTTCTCTGTATTCTGTGGACCACGATGGTTATTACGGTTCTGTGCATATGGACTCTGGACTGAAGTCAGACGTGCCATGCAATAGTACTAATGGTTTTGGGAACCCCAGAGACGGCGTGATAAATGTCTTcgaaggaaaggagaagaaacatcAGGATGACCAGTCAGGCCAAGGTGAGAAATCCCTTGCAAGAAACATCTCtctgaaaaaggcaaagaagcCGCCTTTGCCACCATCCAGAACAGACTCACTCAGAAGGATGCCCAAGAAAAAAGCCCAGTCTAATGGACAGGTACTTGATGAAACCCTCATTGCCACCCTCCAGCATTCTCTGCAGCTGAATCTCAAGTGCAAAAATGGCAGCTCCCCTTCCCAGAGCCCCTGCAGTGATTATGAGGATCCCTGGGTGTTGCGCTCCCGCAGCCAAAGCTCGGTCAGTGCAAGCAGTAGCATGATGTCCACCACTGCTCCAAACCTGTACTCCATCTGCACAGTCACTCCCTCTCAGAGTGAAACAAGTAGCATCAAGTCGGAGTACGCTGACCAGTGGGGTTACTACAGCGACTATGCCGCAGTGACAGATGACCAGGTAAAATCCTCAGTGACCCATTCTGCCAGTACATCATCTGCTCTCAGCGATTACAGCATCAGCCACTTCAGTGATGGCTCAAGGGCTTCTGTGCCACAAGTGCCCAGTGGACTGGCCAAACCAAAGAGCACTTCTCCAGAGAAATCCCACCGAGTCACATCGCCATCAAGTGGGTACTCCAGCCAGTCCAATACACCCACTGCGCTTACTCCAgtgcctgtatttttaaaatctgcatcaTCAGGAAATGGGAAGTCCAAGCTGAAGCCTAAAGTGCCTGAAAGGAAATCCTCTCTTCTGTCTTCAGTCTCCATGTCTTCATCCtccacttctctttcttcaaaTACATCTACTGAAGGGAGCGTGAGTGTGAAGAAATTGGACCCCACCCTGAGCTCTCCTCCGGATTCTGGAGCACCTCCGCCACCACCTCCTCTTCCAACACCTCCTCCGCATTGCCCCGAactttctcctccccctccccctcctcctcctctggcagaAGTCATGGATCTGTCACCATTGCCAGCCTCTCCCACGTTCCCCCCTCCTCCGCCAGAAGCTGATGTAAATTCTTCCTTTGCCCAGACTGTCCCGTGGTTTCCGCAAGAAGCCTCCATCAGTTCGTTCTCTTCCCCCGTTCCTCCTCCTTCTACTTACCCCTTAGCTGTCCCGCCACCAGCACCACCTCTTGATCCCAAACTAACAAAAGGTGCAACAATGTACCCACAGTATTCTTTTAAGAAACGTAACCAGGAAGATTCTTGCTACAGTCCAGTGAAGCAGCCACTCAACAAGCAAGACCCATCAAGACCTGTGATGCCCTTAGTAACTACCAAAGCATTGCAAATGGTGCAGCTGAGGTCCGTGAAAAAAGCGACAGAAGGTGAACCATCACCTGAATCTGCTTCTGAAACCACCTCTCAGGAAAAGGGTACTGTAAATTCATCATCACAGTCTTCCCTAAAGCCATCTCTCTCACTAAGACTCAGTAACAGCTTAGGCgaagaggaaatgaaaactcaagacacttcatttaaaaactcaGTTCAAACACTGGCTCGGGGTTCTCCTCTCATTCTCTCCGATAACGTACCTGTGCTTGACAGCGATCAAAAGCCTGCAAGTGCAGTGGGTCTAAACAAGTCTTTCGAAGCTGATTCACTGGGGACAGCTACTGAAGACACGCCTGAGTCTTCAGTGCAGAGCGAAGACCTCCATTCTGGCGTGTCACTTCAGGGGTCACCAGCATCTCCCGACAAGACTCAGGTTATACTGCCAAGCAAGAAACCACCTCCTATTTCAAAGAAACCCAAACTGTTCCTTGTTGTACCACCTCCACAGTTAGATTTTACAGTGGAGAAAATAGCTGAAGTGAGTGATGTTGTCAGAAGCACATCAAGCCCAACTAAGGGAGACGCTGTGCTTGCACACTGCGAGGAGGCGAGAAATTGTCTTACAGATGGACTCATTTCTAGCGAGATGGACTCTGGCAGCCTGGTTCCTGAGGGAGGAGCTGCCGGATTCACCTTCTCTGAGACAGTGGGAGCTAATGCCTTTGTGGTGCAGCCTGCTGCATCACCAGTTCAAGAAGAacccaggcaggaggagcagtCCGCTTTTGATGAAGGAAGCAGTTCAGGCAGCAGCCAAGACAGCAGCAGTAACGCTGACGGGCACCTAACTCAAGAGAACGAAAGTGGTGAGTCTCTCTTCTCTGACTCTTCTTAGGATGTAGCAgtagctatttttaaagaagctggGGAGTGAGAATAGCAATCCTAGCACTCAGGTGAGTTTCTGTAGAGAAAAGAACCTCTTGCAatagttataaataaaaacctgaagaaagtTGCAGGGATCCGATTAATACTTCATGAGATTTCTTAGAATTCCTTTCTGACTTCTCATTATTGCagacatggaaagaaaatgatgcTTTATTTAACTGTGCTAGGATTAAAACATGCTATGAACACATGGTTGGCtttgttaattttgattttgcattttagtGGAAACCAtacaaattttctttcagtactgTTCTCCGCCTGTGTGTGTGAGCAAGCGTAGGCATTTCGTGCACTGCAGTTTCCTAAGCGTTGTTCTGAAATGACAATAGTGGCAACGGTGCACTTGCTAAATCTCTTGGATGCTTTGCCTTAGAGGCAACGAGGGCTAGTTTCAGCATTATATGCCTGCTGGGTTCCCGCGATGGACTGACAGTATTGTTCATTCTCTCTGCATAGCGGAGGTATTTGAATCAGATACAGCAAATAGTTCATTCCTGCCGAGCAATAGTTATGGGGAAGAGACGGACGGAGTGGCAACACCAGCGAGACCGAGGACTACTGAGGATCTTTTTGCAGCCATTCACAGGTACTGGAGGAATTGCCCTTCCATACTGTCAGGTCCGGTAGTTCTCTCAAAATTTAATTAACATTGTTTTACTAAAACACGCAATTACAACAGTCATTGCTTTAACAGAAAGCACACATTTATCAACTTTCTACTAAGGCTATGTAtgaaaaagataaggaaaagaacttctgttttattgttttacaaatatatttaatccATTCTGAACTAAAAGCTACCAGATTAAATCAATGTGGATTATATTATAAATATCCTGCCCCTTAAAATATCAAGTTACATCTAGTATTTATTGTACTGTTCTCGATCTGCCATATTAACTCtactgttgctttttctgtgtatctttttgttttcattctcgttcttctccatctctttttaCTCTCTTCGCTGCTTATATGGTGCAGTTTGGGACAGAGGCTCAACGCTAATGCTTCATGGCAAGCGTGGCTGAAACTGGCAAGTAACACAACATGTCAGTCATATGGCAAAACATATGGCAAACGCTGGATTATAGTTTGCCATAATCCAGCCTGAGGTCGGGTGTTTTGTGTCAAACTGGT
Proteins encoded in this window:
- the NHSL1 gene encoding NHS-like protein 1 isoform X11, whose protein sequence is MRSGAKCCPVSSNSRLRAGGCRRGPKRTAGPFSVSNLDEESRWTVHYTAPWHQQENVFLPSSRPPCVEDLHRQAKLNLKSVLRECDKLRRDGYRSSQYYSQGPTFSSSSSAICGSYQDDYEEIEQKSSLLDCISQSCVSACCNLVPWSKKCPVSSSEEEKLITIKRPKTPVSNELSDINTQTNWTKSLPLPTPEEKMRQQAQAVQTDVVPINVTGENFDRQASIRRSLIYTDTVVRRPKKVKRRKTITGIPDNIQKELAVGTGQSDFRGHSMYVPDHCSTLGRLDSYRSAMQRSETKDTSCQTEEVKVVPPSMRRIRAQKGQGIAAQMSQFSSSSGNMSVMSDSAAVIFASRQNSDVGFHSLPRAGARVSLQSLEQTQSISRQTEDIAGTLPHQISKLQVDDSVVHLRNNPTMGTLSRPKSQEVRSYDSEKSASPACVVSPHAAYSTSIIPNATLSSSSEVIVIHTAQSAGSLDSKITSSTAYPKPRDNPVASSAVSGKEDHHSSSGNWSESSSTRHSQTSDTIPSNTVMMLSLGDSAVSLSTPGSVEAGSQSMSYSCRNNLALPNPSQDSDGRSESSYSGERAQAAVSSTEHWLYKSAENSETPSCKVVCTTPGCATPGSNLSSSSLERTSVRDDSTSLYSVDHDGYYGSVHMDSGLKSDVPCNSTNGFGNPRDGVINVFEGKEKKHQDDQSGQGEKSLARNISLKKAKKPPLPPSRTDSLRRMPKKKAQSNGQVLDETLIATLQHSLQLNLKCKNGSSPSQSPCSDYEDPWVLRSRSQSSVSASSSMMSTTAPNLYSICTVTPSQSETSSIKSEYADQWGYYSDYAAVTDDQVKSSVTHSASTSSALSDYSISHFSDGSRASVPQVPSGLAKPKSTSPEKSHRVTSPSSGYSSQSNTPTALTPVPVFLKSASSGNGKSKLKPKVPERKSSLLSSVSMSSSSTSLSSNTSTEGSVSVKKLDPTLSSPPDSGAPPPPPPLPTPPPHCPELSPPPPPPPPLAEVMDLSPLPASPTFPPPPPEADVNSSFAQTVPWFPQEASISSFSSPVPPPSTYPLAVPPPAPPLDPKLTKGATMYPQYSFKKRNQEDSCYSPVKQPLNKQDPSRPVMPLVTTKALQMVQLRSVKKATEGEPSPESASETTSQEKGTVNSSSQSSLKPSLSLRLSNSLGEEEMKTQDTSFKNSVQTLARGSPLILSDNVPVLDSDQKPASAVGLNKSFEADSLGTATEDTPESSVQSEDLHSGVSLQGSPASPDKTQVILPSKKPPPISKKPKLFLVVPPPQLDFTVEKIAEVSDVVRSTSSPTKGDAVLAHCEEARNCLTDGLISSEMDSGSLVPEGGAAGFTFSETVGANAFVVQPAASPVQEEPRQEEQSAFDEGSSSGSSQDSSSNADGHLTQENESAEVFESDTANSSFLPSNSYGEETDGVATPARPRTTEDLFAAIHRSKRKVLGRKDSEDDRTRNHSPSPPVTPTGASPTLATLKQAGSIQRSIRKSSTSNDNFKALLLKKGSRCDTSSRMSAAEMLKNTDPRFHRTKTDASPDLSDSPASCSPSKSKRAQEEWAKSEGLMPRSMSFSGTRYGRSRTPPSAASSKYNVRNRIQSSPMTVISEGDGEVVEQSEGRVRRTLEEQQERQLDMFNSDEMDTNDFPYAEEAGCKETLDPTHLDLMTQPGTSRKYLSPSAEES
- the NHSL1 gene encoding NHS-like protein 1 isoform X2, whose amino-acid sequence is MPFPLRTLEPLKLCRLEEAGGDGAERGGPAPGDHAGSAEGGGGRRRGAVPLFGALEQVSSYALVSLLMQLSDLSRCAGDIFGGILSEADSLCHRNARLQRRLGALEGLLARLDHRKVKIPVSNLDEESRWTVHYTAPWHQQENVFLPSSRPPCVEDLHRQAKLNLKSVLRECDKLRRDGYRSSQYYSQGPTFSSSSSAICGSYQDDYEEIEQKSSLLDCISQSCVSACCNLVPWSKKCPVSSSEEEKLITIKRPKTPVSNELSDINTQTNWTKSLPLPTPEEKMRQQAQAVQTDVVPINVTGENFDRQASIRRSLIYTDTVVRRPKKVKRRKTITGIPDNIQKELVGTGQSDFRGHSMYVPDHCSTLGRLDSYRSAMQRSETKDTSCQTEEVKVVPPSMRRIRAQKGQGIAAQMSQFSSSSGNMSVMSDSAAVIFASRQNSDVGFHSLPRAGARVSLQSLEQTQSISRQTEDIAGTLPHQISKLQVDDSVVHLRNNPTMGTLSRPKSQEVRSYDSEKSASPACVVSPHAAYSTSIIPNATLSSSSEVIVIHTAQSAGSLDSKITSSTAYPKPRDNPVASSAVSGKEDHHSSSGNWSESSSTRHSQTSDTIPSNTVMMLSLGDSAVSLSTPGSVEAGSQSMSYSCRNNLALPNPSQDSDGRSESSYSGERAQAAVSSTEHWLYKSAENSETPSCKVVCTTPGCATPGSNLSSSSLERTSVRDDSTSLYSVDHDGYYGSVHMDSGLKSDVPCNSTNGFGNPRDGVINVFEGKEKKHQDDQSGQGEKSLARNISLKKAKKPPLPPSRTDSLRRMPKKKAQSNGQVLDETLIATLQHSLQLNLKCKNGSSPSQSPCSDYEDPWVLRSRSQSSVSASSSMMSTTAPNLYSICTVTPSQSETSSIKSEYADQWGYYSDYAAVTDDQVKSSVTHSASTSSALSDYSISHFSDGSRASVPQVPSGLAKPKSTSPEKSHRVTSPSSGYSSQSNTPTALTPVPVFLKSASSGNGKSKLKPKVPERKSSLLSSVSMSSSSTSLSSNTSTEGSVSVKKLDPTLSSPPDSGAPPPPPPLPTPPPHCPELSPPPPPPPPLAEVMDLSPLPASPTFPPPPPEADVNSSFAQTVPWFPQEASISSFSSPVPPPSTYPLAVPPPAPPLDPKLTKGATMYPQYSFKKRNQEDSCYSPVKQPLNKQDPSRPVMPLVTTKALQMVQLRSVKKATEGEPSPESASETTSQEKGTVNSSSQSSLKPSLSLRLSNSLGEEEMKTQDTSFKNSVQTLARGSPLILSDNVPVLDSDQKPASAVGLNKSFEADSLGTATEDTPESSVQSEDLHSGVSLQGSPASPDKTQVILPSKKPPPISKKPKLFLVVPPPQLDFTVEKIAEVSDVVRSTSSPTKGDAVLAHCEEARNCLTDGLISSEMDSGSLVPEGGAAGFTFSETVGANAFVVQPAASPVQEEPRQEEQSAFDEGSSSGSSQDSSSNADGHLTQENESAEVFESDTANSSFLPSNSYGEETDGVATPARPRTTEDLFAAIHRSKRKVLGRKDSEDDRTRNHSPSPPVTPTGASPTLATLKQAGSIQRSIRKSSTSNDNFKALLLKKGSRCDTSSRMSAAEMLKNTDPRFHRTKTDASPDLSDSPASCSPSKSKRAQEEWAKSEGLMPRSMSFSGTRYGRSRTPPSAASSKYNVRNRIQSSPMTVISEGDGEVVEQSEGRVRRTLEEQQERQLDMFNSDEMDTNDFPYAEEAGCKETLDPTHLDLMTQPGTSRKYLSPSAEES
- the NHSL1 gene encoding NHS-like protein 1 isoform X6; translated protein: MPFPLRTLEPLKLCRLEEAGGDGAERGGPAPGDHAGSAEGGGGRRRGAVPLFGALEQVSSYALVSLLMQLSDLSRCAGDIFGGILSEADSLCHRNARLQRRLGALEGLLARLDHRKVKIPVSNLDEESRWTVHYTAPWHQQENVFLPSSRPPCVEDLHRQAKLNLKSVLRECDKLRRDGYRSSQYYSQGPTFSSSSSAICGSYQDDYEEIEQKSSLLDCISQSCVSACCNLVPWSKKCPVSSSEEEKLITIKRPKTPVSNELSDINTQTNWTKSLPLPTPEEKMRQQAQAVQTDVVPINVTVGTGQSDFRGHSMYVPDHCSTLGRLDSYRSAMQRSETKDTSCQTEEVKVVPPSMRRIRAQKGQGIAAQMSQFSSSSGNMSVMSDSAAVIFASRQNSDVGFHSLPRAGARVSLQSLEQTQSISRQTEDIAGTLPHQISKLQVDDSVVHLRNNPTMGTLSRPKSQEVRSYDSEKSASPACVVSPHAAYSTSIIPNATLSSSSEVIVIHTAQSAGSLDSKITSSTAYPKPRDNPVASSAVSGKEDHHSSSGNWSESSSTRHSQTSDTIPSNTVMMLSLGDSAVSLSTPGSVEAGSQSMSYSCRNNLALPNPSQDSDGRSESSYSGERAQAAVSSTEHWLYKSAENSETPSCKVVCTTPGCATPGSNLSSSSLERTSVRDDSTSLYSVDHDGYYGSVHMDSGLKSDVPCNSTNGFGNPRDGVINVFEGKEKKHQDDQSGQGEKSLARNISLKKAKKPPLPPSRTDSLRRMPKKKAQSNGQVLDETLIATLQHSLQLNLKCKNGSSPSQSPCSDYEDPWVLRSRSQSSVSASSSMMSTTAPNLYSICTVTPSQSETSSIKSEYADQWGYYSDYAAVTDDQVKSSVTHSASTSSALSDYSISHFSDGSRASVPQVPSGLAKPKSTSPEKSHRVTSPSSGYSSQSNTPTALTPVPVFLKSASSGNGKSKLKPKVPERKSSLLSSVSMSSSSTSLSSNTSTEGSVSVKKLDPTLSSPPDSGAPPPPPPLPTPPPHCPELSPPPPPPPPLAEVMDLSPLPASPTFPPPPPEADVNSSFAQTVPWFPQEASISSFSSPVPPPSTYPLAVPPPAPPLDPKLTKGATMYPQYSFKKRNQEDSCYSPVKQPLNKQDPSRPVMPLVTTKALQMVQLRSVKKATEGEPSPESASETTSQEKGTVNSSSQSSLKPSLSLRLSNSLGEEEMKTQDTSFKNSVQTLARGSPLILSDNVPVLDSDQKPASAVGLNKSFEADSLGTATEDTPESSVQSEDLHSGVSLQGSPASPDKTQVILPSKKPPPISKKPKLFLVVPPPQLDFTVEKIAEVSDVVRSTSSPTKGDAVLAHCEEARNCLTDGLISSEMDSGSLVPEGGAAGFTFSETVGANAFVVQPAASPVQEEPRQEEQSAFDEGSSSGSSQDSSSNADGHLTQENESAEVFESDTANSSFLPSNSYGEETDGVATPARPRTTEDLFAAIHRSKRKVLGRKDSEDDRTRNHSPSPPVTPTGASPTLATLKQAGSIQRSIRKSSTSNDNFKALLLKKGSRCDTSSRMSAAEMLKNTDPRFHRTKTDASPDLSDSPASCSPSKSKRAQEEWAKSEGLMPRSMSFSGTRYGRSRTPPSAASSKYNVRNRIQSSPMTVISEGDGEVVEQSEGRVRRTLEEQQERQLDMFNSDEMDTNDFPYAEEAGCKETLDPTHLDLMTQPGTSRKYLSPSAEES
- the NHSL1 gene encoding NHS-like protein 1 isoform X4 produces the protein MPFPLRTLEPLKLCRLEEAGGDGAERGGPAPGDHAGSAEGGGGRRRGAVPLFGALEQVSSYALVSLLMQLSDLSRCAGDIFGGILSEADSLCHRNARLQRRLGALEGLLARLDHRKVKIPVSNLDEESRWTVHYTAPWHQQENVFLPSSRPPCVEDLHRQAKLNLKSVLRECDKLRRDGYRSSQYYSQGPTFSSSSSAICGSYQDDYEEIEQKCPVSSSEEEKLITIKRPKTPVSNELSDINTQTNWTKSLPLPTPEEKMRQQAQAVQTDVVPINVTGENFDRQASIRRSLIYTDTVVRRPKKVKRRKTITGIPDNIQKELVGTGQSDFRGHSMYVPDHCSTLGRLDSYRSAMQRSETKDTSCQTEEVKVVPPSMRRIRAQKGQGIAAQMSQFSSSSGNMSVMSDSAAVIFASRQNSDVGFHSLPRAGARVSLQSLEQTQSISRQTEDIAGTLPHQISKLQVDDSVVHLRNNPTMGTLSRPKSQEVRSYDSEKSASPACVVSPHAAYSTSIIPNATLSSSSEVIVIHTAQSAGSLDSKITSSTAYPKPRDNPVASSAVSGKEDHHSSSGNWSESSSTRHSQTSDTIPSNTVMMLSLGDSAVSLSTPGSVEAGSQSMSYSCRNNLALPNPSQDSDGRSESSYSGERAQAAVSSTEHWLYKSAENSETPSCKVVCTTPGCATPGSNLSSSSLERTSVRDDSTSLYSVDHDGYYGSVHMDSGLKSDVPCNSTNGFGNPRDGVINVFEGKEKKHQDDQSGQGEKSLARNISLKKAKKPPLPPSRTDSLRRMPKKKAQSNGQVLDETLIATLQHSLQLNLKCKNGSSPSQSPCSDYEDPWVLRSRSQSSVSASSSMMSTTAPNLYSICTVTPSQSETSSIKSEYADQWGYYSDYAAVTDDQVKSSVTHSASTSSALSDYSISHFSDGSRASVPQVPSGLAKPKSTSPEKSHRVTSPSSGYSSQSNTPTALTPVPVFLKSASSGNGKSKLKPKVPERKSSLLSSVSMSSSSTSLSSNTSTEGSVSVKKLDPTLSSPPDSGAPPPPPPLPTPPPHCPELSPPPPPPPPLAEVMDLSPLPASPTFPPPPPEADVNSSFAQTVPWFPQEASISSFSSPVPPPSTYPLAVPPPAPPLDPKLTKGATMYPQYSFKKRNQEDSCYSPVKQPLNKQDPSRPVMPLVTTKALQMVQLRSVKKATEGEPSPESASETTSQEKGTVNSSSQSSLKPSLSLRLSNSLGEEEMKTQDTSFKNSVQTLARGSPLILSDNVPVLDSDQKPASAVGLNKSFEADSLGTATEDTPESSVQSEDLHSGVSLQGSPASPDKTQVILPSKKPPPISKKPKLFLVVPPPQLDFTVEKIAEVSDVVRSTSSPTKGDAVLAHCEEARNCLTDGLISSEMDSGSLVPEGGAAGFTFSETVGANAFVVQPAASPVQEEPRQEEQSAFDEGSSSGSSQDSSSNADGHLTQENESAEVFESDTANSSFLPSNSYGEETDGVATPARPRTTEDLFAAIHRSKRKVLGRKDSEDDRTRNHSPSPPVTPTGASPTLATLKQAGSIQRSIRKSSTSNDNFKALLLKKGSRCDTSSRMSAAEMLKNTDPRFHRTKTDASPDLSDSPASCSPSKSKRAQEEWAKSEGLMPRSMSFSGTRYGRSRTPPSAASSKYNVRNRIQSSPMTVISEGDGEVVEQSEGRVRRTLEEQQERQLDMFNSDEMDTNDFPYAEEAGCKETLDPTHLDLMTQPGTSRKYLSPSAEES